One Solanum lycopersicum chromosome 2, SLM_r2.1 genomic region harbors:
- the LOC101254964 gene encoding uncharacterized protein, with protein sequence MVSKIIKRTPTKSIKNRRNLPGHLRRSRKKSPAKNPASVVVASINKSLYTCHRRLIKLFTKFTRVATPKKTPRKQGYQLLGKVFDEPANGNNLRRSLFDDGNVLPPLVSPEKKTIFLDLDETLVHSNPNPPPEKYDFIVRPVIDGHRVEFYVVKRPFMDEFLEFLSEKFEVVVFTAGLKEYASLVLDRIDRKGLISHRLYRDSCKEVDGMFVKDLSDKGRDMKKVVIVDDNPNSYLFQPENAIPIRPFMNDLADGELKKLIEFLGGCNEVEDMREAVKVYLAEEEGYTSVEI encoded by the coding sequence atggtgTCTAAAATCATCAAGAGAACTCCAACAAAGTCCATCAAGAACCGGAGAAATCTCCCGGGCCATCTCCGTCGTAGCAGGAAGAAATCCCCTGCTAAGAATCCagcttctgtagttgttgcttcCATTAATAAATCCTTGTATACTTGTCACCGCCGTCTCATTAAACTTTTTACGAAATTCACTCGTGTTGCTACTCCGAAGAAAACCCCAAGAAAACAGGGGTATCAGCTTCTTGGTAAAGTTTTTGATGAGCCTGCAAATGGGAACAATTTGAGGCGATCTCTTTTTGATGACGGAAATGTGCTTCCCCCATTGGTGTCACCTGAGAAAAAGACGATCTTTCTTGATTTGGATGAGACTTTAGTGCATTCTAATCCAAACCCACCTCCGGAAAAGTATGATTTCATTGTTAGGCCGGTGATTGATGGACACAGAGTAGAGTTTTATGTGGTGAAGAGACCATTTATGGAtgaatttttggaatttttgagtGAGAAGTTTGAGGTTGTTGTGTTCACTGCTGGGCTTAAAGAGTATGCTTCTCTTGTTCTTGATAGAATAGACAGAAAAGGTTTGATTTCGCATAGATTGTATCGGGATTCTTGCAAGGAAGTTGATGGGATGTTTGTGAAGGACTTGTCTGACAAGGGGAGAGATATGAAGAAGGTAGTGATTGTTGATGATAACCCGAATTCTTACCTTTTTCAGCCGGAAAATGCTATTCCGATTAGGCCATTTATGAATGATCTTGCTGATGGGGAGCTCAAGAAGCTCATTGAGTTCCTTGGTGGGTGTAATGAAGTTGAAGATATGAGAGAAGCTGTGAAAGTTTATCTTGCTGAAGAAGAAGGATACACATCAGTGgagatttag